One stretch of Toxoplasma gondii ME49 chromosome XI, whole genome shotgun sequence DNA includes these proteins:
- a CDS encoding ATPase, AAA family protein (encoded by transcript TGME49_312310) codes for MDETESVVAATVATELAASLRPPSSDSQARLASERRHRLACVLHASSSFPDVSSWQNKRRNVATKAGCSSVSRCSPRLQRNEAWCVGQETHPPSSPVTCDLSEDSTSFSQLLASAAIFGSAPFQLSPLDSSSTSSPSASSVLPSLSLSAGVSASPSVSLFSSDSVLGGEDTASLLEVARLCESGSLSLGVSERPRKAGEDDTNGVDKADVDSTGSLGRRKQEDAFASVDGSSISSRDGGSLLADCVLGNFGEASDCDPTACGVASSGRDLAALFTSLPLSLDRYLLWNPLLPSSPPVESLNKYAVALEEHRRELADAVKHSKTLQEANEQLTAEVSHLQQRIAVCMQEKETLCHQLRDRPQSSRPSLPLHSDSPSRSSYSKEKSRAAPASASAAAVSSLGAGGFSSSRQLLQTRRDRGLLSPDDEAALHALEEEQKKQKTSGNRHVGDVRSHCEARGRESPAHQNGEALPPGMDEYEALLAGGDIRPDIIQWVLSMRIARSPLHAGETIQSSAALNISEIAGLHRVKKLLTDKIINPILRPELHVGLHQAPRGILLFGPPGTGKTTLAKWMAASSGASFFEVTPSSIISKFHGETETLIKALFKVAEADSPSLVFIDEIDSLLGKRREKEDDTSIRMKNQLLQMMDGVSSCSGDKVLVVVGATNRPDMLDEAAIRRLSKRVLVPLPDFDARRVLIRTVLEKQSTGGCTLSDQELGDLSSRLEKWSGSDIRSLCVSASERSYDETVAKFGGIQNVPSRAAFRPISFSDFLAALEEVRPSCTSEESLRFFDEWAKAHGAL; via the exons aTGGACGAAACGGAATCAGTTGTAGCTGCGACCGTCGCAACTGAG CTCGCTGCGTCCCTCCGTCCCCCTTCGTCCGACAGCCAGGCGCGCTTGGCTTCTGAGCGGCGCCACcggcttgcatgcgttcttcacgcgtcgtcttcgtttccagaTGTCTCTTCTTGGCAAAATAAAAGGAGGAACGTCGCAACCAAAGCAGGGTGCTCCAGTGTTTCTCGATGCTCTCCACGACTCCAGCGGAACGAGGCCTGGTGCGTCGGCCAGGAAACTCACCCACCGTCTTCTCCAGTGACGTGTGACCTCTCCGAAGACTCAACGTCCTTCAGTCAATTGCTCGCTTCCGCCGCCATCTTCGGCTCCGCCCCCTTTCAGCTCAGCCCACTCgattcttcttccacttcgtctccttccgcttcctctgttctgccctctctttcgctctcagccggagtctctgcttctccctctgtgtccTTGTTTTCCTCTGACTCGGTTCTCGGTGGCGAAGACACAGCAAGCCTTTTGGAagtcgcgcgtctctgcgagagcggctcgctgtctctgggCGTTTCCGAGAGACCGCgaaaagcaggagaggaCGACACCAACGGCGTTGACAAGGCAGACGTGGATTCGACAGGTTCTTTGGGAAGGCGAAAACAGGAAGACGCTTTCGCGTCTGTAGATGGATCATCCATTTCCAGCAGAGACGGCGGCTCCCTGCTTGCGGACTGTGTCCTGGGGAACTTTGGGGAAGCCTCCGACTGTGATCCAACTGCTTGTGGAGTTGCGAGCAGCGGCAGAGACCTGGCTGCGCTGTTTAcgtcgctgcctctctccctcgaccGCTACCTTCTCTGGaatcctcttctcccttcctccccTCCTGTCGAGTCCTTAAACAAGTAcgccgtcgctctcgaaGAGCACCGACGTGAGCTTGCGGATGCAGTGAAACACTCGAAGACACTgcaagaagcgaacgagcAGCTCACTGCAGAAGTCAGCCACCTGCAACAACGAATAgccgtttgcatgcaggagaaagaaacgctcTGCCATCAGCTGAGAGATCGGCCGCAGTCCTCCcggccttcgcttcctctccactccgACTCTCCCTCCCGCTCCTCATATTCAAAGGAGAAGTCTCGAGCTGCTCCCGCCTCTGCGTCCGCAGctgctgtgtcttctcttggTG CTGGGGGCTTCTCGTCGAGTCGGCAACTCCTGCAGACACGCCGAGATCGCGGCCTCCTTAGTCCTGACGACGAGGCGGCTTTGCATGctctggaagaagaacagaaa AAGCAAAAGACTTCTGGAAATCGACACGTAGGCGACGTTCGGTCTCATTGCGAAGCGCGAGGCCGAGAGTCGCCTGCTCACCAAAATGGGGAGGCTCTACCTCCGGGAATGGACGAATATGAA GCCCTCTTGGCTGGCGGCGACATTCGCCCTGACATCATTCAGTGGGTCCTGAGCATGCGCATTGCGCGATCGCCTCTTCATGCAGGAGAAACAATTCAATCCAGTGCGGCTCTG AACATCAGCGAAATTGCAGGCCTTCATCGCGTTAAGAAGCTTCTGAC GGACAAGATTATCAATCCGATTCTTCGACCGGAGCTGCATGTCGGTCTCCACCAAGCGCCTCGAGGCATTTTGCTCTTCGGTCCTCCAGGAACTGGAAAA ACGACTTTGGCCAAGTGGATGGCGGCAAGTTCGGGAGCGAGTTTCTTCGAGGTCACACCCTCGTCGATTATCAGCAAGTTCCACGGGGAAACCGAAACCCTCATCAAGGCTCTCTTCAAGG TGGCCGAAGCTGATAGTCCGTCGCTGGTCTTCATCGACGAAATCGATTCCCTTCTCGGCAAGCGCAGGGAG aaggaagacgacacCAGCATCCGGATGAAGAACCAGCTGCTGCAGATGATG GATGGAGTCAGCAGCTGTTCAGGAGACAAGGTCCTTGTCGTTGTAGGCGCCACAAATCGGCCAGACATGCTCGATGAG GCAGCAATCCGGCGCCTGTCAAAGCGCGTTCTCGTTCCGCTTCCTGACTTCGATGCCCGTCGTGTGCTCATCCG CACTGTGTTGGAGAAGCAGTCCACTGGTGGCTGTACCCTCTCCGACCAG GAGCTTGGAGACCTTTCCTCCCGGCTGGAGAAGTGGAGCGGAAGCGACATTCGcagtctgtgtgtctctgcgtctgagCGAAGCTACGACGAAACAGTTGCGAAGTTTGGAGGCATTCAGAATGTGCCGAGTCGAGCCGCGTTCCGTCCAATCTCCTTCAGCGAtttcctcgctgctctcgaAGAG gTTCGGCCTTCCTGCACATCGGAGGAAAGTTTGAGGTTCTTCGATGAATGGGCTAAGGCTCACGGGGCTCTCTGA
- a CDS encoding hypothetical protein (encoded by transcript TGME49_312330~Predicted trans-membrane domain (TMHMM2.0):1854-1872), translated as MPSPVFLIFPTKCNLRGLMDFHCLPRTRWALPSPGSRRPLSLASQSSYPATGWAPLERSRSSTRATESCQRVGEQGARSRVLRHFHAHRSESVSSSTNCDDSLSSSEAIQRKLGNSAKLQVPIDCPALKESEREGNPTEATGGRQGAASLSPSDVLFFLEVQEECGEQETEVGGEGATKTRYTGEVNKSRLRVRRKPGELWLPTRPEKETQQETQTGRGDTAHRDTRKVIERPCSESTAPSDSSPLFSSPSSLLPSTASPSPLLSPCLSSSSEASSPSSPPWDSSLFLSRPPHSPAPHPSRRPHSPSPHPSPHSPVSPFLSSSLASESPSESAAPAVRSPSGSGRRPMLPSCLLSPVCSSDSSLAASEEALSPREKKKPLQALRSRPPSSSPPSTSCVLSSLLPPPPSLSELLTLGPRLSPIGSVLETDGDTCGVGEGREKQGALPKLDSLPHVEKETPRSGRTLGTRKGRRGNMPELPFADAGVLDHVGGSPSEAPIVPYSEKEERSLGAEKGEDSAQSSACGDDRLSERSRELDLLKKEIETRTRSLQPLSPSFLPFVRLLILLVNEFDRRGAAEAAGTGYRASGDSLGEERTSSTWAEGRREEERRNAERVPLAVSTQGPVSLGLTEAGVARSNAMFSSVLAESNEDACLPLSIRLQILRSLADSSLSFDFHRPCFSDFLAKTLFEFSRVLFPPSVASTSFPSLRPLGTTSHETEEEKDRLLLTSLSSLAKLQLPEHFRLAFLLSFRFLMDRKELENRVRLSQAELCTCAAMCHYAARCRVSCVEALEVLLAPENLSRLSPSTSLSWTLDGLLALVDYEAPVLQLREHLPEFLLEEDFVWREGDNVAGTGAPQAHAGTNFTRFQHAGRDGASWLVALKAFVALSKASDADVALAEQMLHNIGGFVQKHLSKIPTSLLASWEAALRRFMRAKEQQSMKDLHRGLQAVPSETLGVLLKSRAAESEGQRDENGNSKRDREIADISDKGGLEYGQHQAETHRDEGGLDCKSLTELEDSAIRREGEEGRAARGASVDEVPGGLTLSPGKADTVRGVSPSLGSSPSPWSVGPEANEISGRRKKIWNDWRLLGSEASRVRRQEERYRHVLGLHEEVLSQLKTRMQRLRPSARELDDILSVMTEGLPGTYIHSFPHQRHLTASLRRICWNAIKSQDPDKMTTPQLLRVLHVAFLHSVAKDADEMLPFLRQLEADLRPSLLESGNQLLLSQVLYVAAKMEDIPENIKFRFFRSAARLHLTVLRRANSDAQARGDGESHSECDDETDAKDRRTTTTGRTCEPYAVYGQQIELQTIINVATAFLSCSWADPEAWRLLSAFYVEHSHPDFTEMLVESASPSSLSSAVGHIRWHSKAPLLAADALPPSLFFCEQRGWLSPSLGLLASVDKVTADRIRHSWLLRWVRAGILLIANTSRLSGHAHPALIVLVLQVLMDKRPRQPEGETILNMLPHGVLLDALGCFTLLGFHVHHPSAFDSLLEYMTNLGSPLVLVDSLATLTAWTVTDILRREGDEALRWRVSRLASDRGSNPLSQVRLVSRQKLETLFLPFKRSCEASALDVSSKLEELGIAHALWPSEADGLPLAISLQLPSSCQPSLCSSPPFSESSLSLLPHEKEAKVGLVLCPPSLTERRDRHARTGSVQFSDRRPSETLSEYLTRKFNEDEDAFRLTTRFIFFDVGDLPEALRRRGWTRLLFVCLSEWHHRGSQEHKDTIHERQRELLVKLLMLCSDPFRSVHRKSICAEAENSEKKAMASFGSSIPLKILVLSVQAAPARRKQETVVEEVEEETPTTAARGKMATRSIVMGSTSTVAGTLAVVAGYFLGRRADQQEEEAQERRLRYAGRSLTVLGVLAVLFGLASLFRARRCCGRLRRSKKNKKKTR; from the exons ATGCCGTCTCCAGTCTTTCTCATCTTCCCTACAAAATGCAATCTGAGGGGCCTCATGGATTTCCACTGTCTCCCGCGCACACGTTGGGCGCTGCCTTCTCCAGGCTCAAGGCGTCcgttgtctctcgcgtctcagTCTTCTTACCCTGCGACGGGCTGGGCCCCGCTAGAAAGAAGTAGGTCCTCAACAAGGGCAACAGAAAGCTGCCAGCGGGTGGGAGAACAGGGAGCACGAAGCCGAGTTCTTAGACACTTCCACGCACACCGCAGCGagtctgtgtcttcctcgaCAAACTGTGATgactctctttcctcttccgaAGCCATCCAAAGGAAACTGGGAAACTCTGCGAAGTTGCAGGTACCAATCGATTGCCCTGCACTGAAAGAGTCAGAGCGCGAAGGAAACCCGACGGAGGCAACCGGCGGGAGGCAGGGTGCGGCTagtctgtcgccttcggaTGTTCTGTTCTTTCTGGAAGTTCAGGAAGAGTGCGGGGAACAGGAAACTGAGGTTGGAGGTGAGggggcgacgaagacgaggtaCACAGGCGAAGTGAACAAAAGCAGGCTGCGCGTGAGGCGAAAACCAGGAGAATTGTGGCTGCCCACAAGgcctgaaaaagaaacacagcaggagacacaaacagggcgaggagacacggcTCACCGTGACACCCGAAAAGTGATTGAGAGGCCCTGTTCAGAGTCGACAGCTCCCTCGGattcgtcgcctctgttttcctcgccttcctctttgttGCCTTCTACTGCCTCACCCTCACCCCTGctttctccgtgtctctcgtcctcttctgaGGCATCTTCACCTTCGTCTCCACCCTGGGAttcctcccttttcctgtctcgaCCTCCTCACTCTCCGGCACCTCACCCGTCTCGACGTCCTCACTCTCCGTCACCTCACCCGTCTCCTcactctcctgtctctcctttcctctcatCTTCCCTGGCATCGGAGTCTCCTTCTGAATCAGCCGCTCCTGCTGTCCGGTCGCCTTCTGGTTCTGGGCGTCGCCCAATGTTgccttcgtgtctcctttctcctgtgtGTTCCTcggattcttctctcgctgcgagCGAGGAGGCTCTGagtccgagagagaagaaaaagcctCTTCAGGCGTTGAGGTCACGccctccgtcttcgtctcctccctctaCTTCGTGTGTgttgtcctctctcctcccccccCCACCTTCGCTCTCGGAGCTTCTGACCCTCGGACCCCGTCTCTCGCCCATCGGCTCTGTCCTCGAGACCGATGGAGACACTTGTGGAGTCGGGGAGGGACGCGAAAAGCAAGGAGCGCTTCCGAAGCTAGATTCACTGCCGCATgtcgagaaggagactccgCGAAGCGGCAGGACTCTGGGCACTCGAAAAGGGCGTCGAGGAAACATGCCAGAACTCCCCTTTGCCGACGCGGGTGTTCTTGACCACGTAGGCGGCTCTCCCAGTGAAGCCCCCATCGTTCCTTACAGCGAAAAGGAGGAGCGTTCACTAGGCgcggagaaaggggaagacaGCGCACAGAGTAGTGCCTGTGGAGATGACAGGctcagcgagagaagcagagaacttGACCTTCTCAAGAAGGAGATAGAAACACGCACGCGAAGTCTCCagccgctgtctccctcttttctccctttcgttCGACTTCTAATTCTCCTCGTCAATGAGTTTGACAGAAGAGGTGCAGCCGAAGCTGCCGGCACCGGCTATCGCGCGTCTGGCGATTCGCTGGGCGAGGAGCGCACATCCTCGACGTGGGCAGAAGGCAGGcgggaggaggaaagaagaaatgcaGAGCGAGTGCCCTTGGCGGTCTCCACCCAGGGACCGGTCTCTCTGGGGTTGACGGAAGCCGGAGTGGCGCGAAGTAATGCGATGTTTTCGAGTGTGTTGGCAGAAAGCAACGAAGATGCATGTCTTCCATTGTCTATTCGGCTGCAGATCCTGC GGAGCTTGGCGGACAGTTCACTttctttcgacttccatAGACCGTGCTTCTCCGACTTCCTTGCGAAAACTctcttcgagttctctcGGGTCCTCTTTCCGCCCTCTGTCGCTTCAACGTCGTTCCCGAGTCTGCGGCCCCTTGGAACGACTTCTCACgagaccgaagaagagaaagacagactgTTGCTCACGTCTCTGTCGAGTCTGGCGAAGCTTCAGCTGCCAGAACATTTTCGCCttgccttcctcctttcATTCCGGTTTCTCATGGACAGGAAGGAACTCGAAAACCGCGTTCGTCTTTCCCAG GCTGAGCTTTGCACATGCGCGGCAATGTGCCACTACGCAGCGCGCTGCCGCGTCTCTTGTGTTGAAGCTCTCGAGGTTTTGCTTGCCCCCGAAAAtctttctcgactttctccaAGCACTTCGCTCAG CTGGACTCTCGACGGTCTCCTCGCGTTGGTGGACTACGAAGCTCCAGTGCTTCAACTACGTGAACATCTCCCTGAGTTCTTGCTGGAGGAAGATTTTGTATGGCGAGAAGGTGACAACGTTGCGGGGACGGGCGCACctcaggcgcatgcaggaacCAATTTCACTCGCTTTCAACATGCAGGGAGAGATGGTGCATCATGGCTCGTCGCTCTCAAGGCATTCGTCGCTCTCAGCAAGGCCTCAGATGCAGATGTTGCCTTGGCCGAACAGATGCTGCAT AATATTGGAGGCTTTGTGCAGAAGCACCTGAGCAAGATTCCGAcgtcgcttctcgcctcctggGAAGCCGCGCTGCGCAGATTCATGCGAGCAAAGGAGCAGCAATCGATGAAAGACCTTCACCGAGGTTTGCAGGCCGTCCCCTCGGAGACGCTTGGGGTGTTGCTGAAAAGCCGCGCAGCGGAGTCTGAGGGCCAGCGAGATGAAAATGGCAAttcaaagagagacagagaaatcgCCGATATCAGTGACAAGGGGGGTCTCGAATATGGACAACACCAAGCGGAAACTCATAGAGATGAAGGAGGTCTTGACTGTAAAAGTCTGACTGAACTTGAAGATAGTGCTAtacggagagaaggggaggaaggaagagcagcTCGAGGAGCCAGCGTAGACGAGGTGCCAGGGGGTCTGACGCTGTCTCCTGGAAAGGCTGACACAGTAAGGggagtgtctccttctcttgggtcttctccttctccctggAGCGTCGGACCAGAAGCAAACGAGATCAGCGGGAGACGGAAAAAGATCTGGAACGACTGGAGGCTGCTAGGAAGCGAAGCGAGTCGCGTGCGGCGCCAAGAGGAGCGCTACCGGCATGTGCTTGGTCTCCACGAAGAAGTTTTATCCCAGCTgaaaacgcgcatgcagaggctgAGGCCATCGGCCAGAGAGTTGGATGAT ATTCTCAGCGTCATGACAGAAGGCCTGCCTGGGACGTACATACACTCGTTCCCTCACCAGCGACATCTCACAGCTTCGCTTCGGCGGATATGCTGGAACGCAATCAAATCTCAA GATCCAGACAAGATGACGACGCCCCAGCTCCTACGCGTCCTCCATGTCGCCTTCCTTCACAGCGTCGCTAAAGACGCGGATGAAATGTTGCCCTTCTTGCGTCAACTCGAG GCTGACCTGCGTCCGTCCCTTCTGGAGAGCGGTAACCaacttcttctgtctcaggTCTTGTACGTCGCGGCGAAGATGGAAGACATTCCAGAAAACATCAAGTTCcgcttttttcgctctgctGCCCGTCTGCATTTGACCGTTTTGCGACGAGCGAACAGCGACGCACAGGCCAGAGGAGACGGGGAAAGCCATAGCGAATGTGACGACGAAACAGACGCGAAAGACCGCCGGACAACAACCACCGGAAGGACCTGCGAGCCTTATGCGGTCTACGGACAGCAAATCGAGTTGCAGACCATCATCAATGTCGCGACTGCGTTTTTGTCTTGTTCATGGGCAGACCCGG AGGCATGGCGCctgctttctgctttttaTGTGGAGCACTCGCATCCGGACTTCACGGAAATGCTCGTCGAAagcgcgtctccgtcgtcccTTTCCTCCGCTGTCGGTCACATCCGGTGGCACTCCAAGGCGCCTCTCTTGGCTGCAGACGCCCTCCCGCCGtcgctgtttttctgtgaGCAGCGAGGCTggctttcgccttctctcggtctcctcgCATCTGTCGACAAAGTCACTGCAGACCGCATCCGCCACTCCTGGCTCTTGCGCTGGGTTCGCGCAGGCATTCTCCTCATTGCCAACACGAGCCGGTTATCTGGCCATGCACATCCTGCCTTAATCGTACTC GTTCTTCAAGTCCTCATGGACAAGCGACCTCGACAGCCTGAAGGAGAGACCATTTTAAACATGCTCCCCCACGGCGTTCTCCTCGATGCCTTAGGATGCTTTACGCTTCTCGGCTTCCACGTGCATCATCCATCTGCTTTTGACAGTCTGCTTGAATACATGACAAATCTCGGTAGTCCCCTGGTTCTCGTCGATTCCCTCGCTACTCTCACCGCCTGGACG GTGACAGATATCTTGCGTCGTGAGGGTGACGAGGCACTCCGGTGGCGTGTTTCGCGTCTGGCGAGTGACCGGGGGAGCAATCCACTGTCCCAAGTTCGTCTtgtgtcgagacagaagctTGAGACGCTCTTTCTGCCGTTCAAACGGTCCTGTGAGGCCTCGGCTCTCGACGTGAGCTCAAAACTGGAAGA gcTAGGGATAGCCCACGCGCTGTGGCCGTCGGAGGCCGACGGCCTTCCACTTGCTATCTCTCTCCaattgccttcttcttgccaACCATCGTTGTGTTCTTCTCCACCCTTTTCGGAGAGttcgttgtctctgttgcctcatgaaaaggaggcgaaagTCGGTCTGGTGCTGTGTCCGCCGTCGCTCACAGAACGACGGGACAGACACGCGAGAACGGGGTCAGTACAGTTTTCTGACAGACGTCCCTCAGAGACGTTGAGTGAGTATCTGACCCGGAAATTCAACGAAGATGAAGATGCGTTTCGGCTCACGACCCGCTTTATCTTCTTTGATGTCGGCGACCTACCGGAAGCTCTTCGCCGGAGGGGATGGACTCGTCTCCTGTTTGTTTGTCTCAGCGAGTGGCACCACAGGGGATCGCAGGAGCATAAAGACACGATTCacgagagacaaagggagCTGCTTGTGAAGCTTCTG ATGCTATGCAGCGATCCTTTCCGCAGTGTGCACAGGAAATCTATTTGTGCGGAGGCGGAAAATtcggagaaaaaggcgatGGCGTCTTTTGGAAGCAGTATTCCTTTAAAAA TTCTTGTGCTGTCGGTCCAAGCCGCTCCCGCCCgacggaaacaggaaacagTCGTCGAGGAAgtagaggaagagacgcctACAACGGCCGCGAGAGGAAAAATGGCAACCAGGAGCATCGTTATGGGGAGCACGTCGACGGTGGCAGGAACGTTGGCAGTTGTCGCTGGTTACTTTCTAGGTCGAAGAGCTGAccagcaagaggaagaggcgcagGAGCGACGTCTGAGGTACGCCGGCCGCAGTCTCACTGTATTAGGAGTCTTGGCTGTTCTTTTTGGTTTAGCCAGTTTATTCAGAGCCCGTAGGTGCTGTGGCCGTCTCAGGCGTTcgaaaaagaacaagaagaagaccagATGA
- a CDS encoding hypothetical protein (encoded by transcript TGME49_312340): MDVFFFCRAAGFCKDPPLEEFQPKWWLDTNGSSGEETASSGNTPSERPVHLPTQTGTPVSSLGAEEGLAADGLPLALHAQLRHLQSIQQFHLWRLKGLDAQLCMLKAEKLRLSREEGSGSSPAENRGQGTAAPTAAFAAGDERNAEKRPAEAPSQSLSTVADPASQEESQSLSAKAHDRETGLPETRKMHNIEKKRGSGGSPRLEFPSDDRSVSVSTTLPSTPATNMSSCSGTPASFASRSVSREAEGRRGQHGASGVYGPQEVTLSLTDEQLKQKHAEEARGGPGGRERTNKTEPTGEAWGVTSDSEQRLRGVQTKKLSTPMDPAETRTHAAPAVCGATDMLGTEKEGETEGDGGRDRCLGGEITQSESVGKREMADLTTHVTDAGEFYKEDDEKGL, encoded by the exons ATggatgtcttcttcttctgcagagccGCGGGGTTTTGCAAG GACCCGCCACTGGAGGAGTTCCAGCCGAAGTGGTGGCTTGACACAAACGGTAGCtctggcgaggagacagcgtcgTCTGGGAATACTCCGTCGGAGCGTCCTGTGCACCTCCCCACACAGACAGGAACGCCCGTCTCTTCGCTGGGTGCCGAAGAAGGCCTGGCAGCCGATGGGTTGCCGCTGGCATTGCATGCCCAACTTCGGCACCTTCAGAGCATTCAGCAGTTTCATTTGTGGCGTTTGAAGGGGCTGGACGCTCAGCTGTGCATGCTGAAGGCGGAGAAGTTGCGCCTCTCGcgtgaggaaggaagcggaTCTTCACCTGCAGAGAACCGAGGCCAGGGCACAGCAGCACCGACGGCCGCGTTTGCAGCTGGCGACGAACGGAATGCTGAAAAGCGTCCTGCTGAAGCTCCTTCACAGTCTCTGTCGACAGTGGCGGACCCTGCATCGCAGGAGGAGAGTCAGTCTTTGAGTGCGAAGGCacacgacagagagacgggtCTTCCGGAGACGCGCAAGATGCACAAcatcgagaagaaacgcggaagTGGCGGATCACCTCGTCTCGAGTTCCCAAGCGACGACCgatctgtttctgtctccacgaCTCTGCCGTCGACTCCGGCAACAAACATGTCTTCTTGCTCAGGAACCCCAGCGTCGTTTGCCTCCAGAAGCGTTTCGCGAGAGGCTGAGGGCCGACGGGGTCAGCACGGAGCTTCTGGCGTGTATGGACCGCAAGAGGTCACTTTGTCTTTGACTGATGAACAACTCAAACAGAaacacgcagaagaagccagAGGGGGGCCtggagggcgagagagaacaaacaaGACAGAACCGACGGGAGAGGCCTGGGGCGTAACATCAGATAGTGAACAGCGACTTCGTGGTGTCCAAACGAAAAAGCTGTCGACACCGATGGACccggcggagacgcgaacgcatgcagcgcccGCGGTCTGTGGGGCGACAGACATGTTAGGGActgagaaggagggagaaacggagggAGATGGCGGAAGAGATAGATGTCTGGGCGGGGAGATCACGCAGAGCGAATCGGTAGGGAAACGAGAAATGGCTGATCTCACGACCCACGTCACAGACGCCGGGGAGTTTtacaaagaagacgacgaaaagGGGCTTTAA
- a CDS encoding IMPACT, putative (encoded by transcript TGME49_312350), producing MFPPVPRWSPPPFSPCDCPAASQASAASSGLSEAAAEELEALRSIYGEDAIRFHPCCRLVQVRTETTRSRVRDDAWSLLTQGACSGEAQPDCEDDDKPFWFLLQLFLPVGYLDPDFQSPACLVHTPWEQPREALQRMQNQLLALQGEALSSGNPGLFDFVECVRSYLPLPPPEVCAVAPRERREGMEEDLTRKRPADAGDGLDDADSKATGTEALDSQLSSAALAAKREGTTRDSRPTPNLAWTPGRSISLYIGSTVTVHKSRFIGVCAAVRIAEEVHAVYQQVKQMHFGATHHIMAYSFLQKVTRRGRGAPQKKENCPASCDAREEDVHFPSARLCASRVSSPAAAGAEEEERTPGEAPGGTSDAVRTKRNRARRSEKDAERKGGNAEISKEDTFIENCDHDSDGETGAGRKLQQLLYNLKAKNVILIVTRWYGGIHLGPDRFRVIASVGRQALDASGLLEQKDPAKKEANPKKASSKGEK from the exons ATGTTTCCTCCCGTCCCCCGTTGGTCGCCGCCGCCGTTTTCGCCTTGCGACTGCCCTGCGGCCTCGCAAGCGTCAGCTGCTTCGTCTGGTCTCTCTGAGGCTGCGGCGGAGGAACTCGAGGCACTTCGATCGATTtacggagaagacgcgattCGCTTCCACCCCTGTTGCCGCCTGGTGCAAGTGCGTACGGAGACGACTCGGTCGCGCGTCCGAGACGACGCCTGGTCGCTGCTGACGcaaggtgcatgcagtggcgaGGCACAGCCGGACTGCGAAGACGACGATAAACCGTtttggtttcttcttcagctcttTCTGCCAGTAGGGTACTTGGATCCGGACTTCCAGTCGCCCGCATGTCTCGTCCACACACCTTGGGAGCAGCCTCGTGAGGCgctgcagcgcatgcagaaccAGCTGCTGGCTTTGCAGGGCGAAGCGCTGAGTTCCGGAAATCCAGGCCTTTTCGACTTCGTCGAATGCGTCCGCAGCTACctgcctctcccgcctcccgAGGTATGCGCCGTAGCACCACGAGAACGGAGGGAAGGAATGGAGGAAGACCTCACGAGGAAGCGGCCTGCAGACGCTGGAGACGGCCTCGATGACGCCGACAGCAAAGCCACCGGGACGGAGGCGCTCGACTCGCAGCTCTCCAGTGCTGCGTTGGCGGCGAAACGGGAGGGAACGACCAGGGACTCCCGGCCGACTCCGAACTTGGCATGGACCCCTGGACGGTCGATTTCGCTGTATATAGGCTCCACGGTCACAGTCCACAAGAGCCGCTTTATCGGGGTGTGCGCAGCTGTACGCATAGCCGAAGAAGTCCACGCGGTCTACCAGCAGGTCAAACAGATGCACTTTGGAGCGACACACCACATCATGGCTTACTCGTTTCTGCAGAAGGTCAcgcgaagagggagaggggcTCCtcaaaagaaggagaactgTCCGGCTTCTTGCGAcgccagagaagaggacgttCACTTCCCCTCGGCTCGTCTCTGTGCCTCGCGAGTCTCGTCACCCGCGGCCGCGggagcggaggaagaagaacggacgCCTGGAGAGGCTCCAGGGGGAACATCGGATGCTGTGAGGACGAAAAGAAACCGCGCAAGACGCAGTGAGAAGGACGCAGAGCGAAAGGGGGGGAATGCCGAGATAAGCAAAGAAGATACATTCATAGAAAACTGCGATCACGACTCAGATGGGGAAACCGGTGCGGGCAGGAAActccagcagctgctgtACAATCTCAAGGCGAAGAACGTCATTCTGATTGTCACCAGGTGGTATGGCGGAATCCATCTAG GCCCAGACCGTTTCCGCGTCATCGCTTCTGTGGGTCGCCAGGCGCTCGATGCCAGCGGGCTCCTTGAGCAGAAAGATCCagcgaaaaaggaagcgaatCCAAAAAAAGCTTCcagcaaaggagagaagtgA